The following proteins are co-located in the Paludibaculum fermentans genome:
- a CDS encoding methyltransferase domain-containing protein — MRVLLLCLLAAAAYGQVADKANARYRTAEGREGMLVTLGAPDRPDRIHAETIVKVLKIKPGQTVADIGTGAGALLNVLAPSVGEQGKVYAEDIFDDFLSAARKRHAGAKNITFVLGNEKDVKLPEGCCDVAVTVDAYHHYDYPAEMLASIHKALKPGGRFAVVDYYRRPGAMGPGGNPMEHIRIDKDAVIAEVQAHGFKLLETTDTVAGSQYIAVFTR; from the coding sequence GTGAGAGTTCTTCTCCTGTGCCTGCTGGCGGCCGCCGCCTACGGACAAGTTGCCGACAAGGCCAACGCGCGCTACCGCACGGCGGAAGGCCGCGAAGGCATGCTCGTGACGCTGGGTGCGCCGGATCGTCCGGACCGGATCCACGCCGAAACCATCGTCAAAGTCCTGAAGATCAAACCGGGCCAGACGGTGGCGGATATCGGCACGGGAGCCGGCGCGCTGCTGAACGTGCTGGCGCCCTCGGTCGGCGAGCAGGGGAAGGTCTATGCGGAGGACATCTTCGACGACTTCCTCAGCGCTGCCAGGAAGCGCCATGCCGGCGCTAAAAACATCACTTTTGTGTTAGGAAACGAGAAGGACGTCAAGCTGCCGGAGGGCTGCTGCGACGTGGCCGTGACGGTGGACGCCTACCACCATTACGACTACCCGGCCGAGATGCTGGCCTCCATCCACAAGGCCCTGAAGCCCGGCGGCCGGTTCGCCGTGGTGGATTACTACCGGCGGCCCGGGGCCATGGGGCCGGGGGGGAATCCGATGGAGCATATTCGCATCGACAAAGATGCTGTCATTGCGGAAGTGCAGGCGCACGGATTCAAATTGCTGGAGACAACTGACACTGTGGCGGGCTCACAGTATATTGCTGTGTTTACGCGGTAG
- a CDS encoding hemerythrin domain-containing protein gives MIRAEALFAKQSERSSLDTPLDHLKACHRRIEERLDTIERAAARLDSHRDRALEAFEGAFHFLDTSGVLHTEDEEVSLFPRLKPLLEPGERSYLAELEHDHAEAQQIYAQLKDVYSHPDNSAQVKEVVARFVKLYRAHIKSEDATLQGYAAQHLQQDALLAISAEMKARRNPATA, from the coding sequence ATGATTCGTGCGGAAGCCCTTTTTGCCAAGCAGTCCGAGCGATCCTCGTTGGATACTCCGTTAGACCACCTCAAAGCCTGTCACCGGCGCATCGAAGAGCGTCTTGACACCATCGAACGCGCCGCCGCCCGCCTGGATTCCCATCGCGATAGAGCTCTTGAGGCGTTCGAAGGCGCCTTTCATTTCCTGGACACCAGTGGAGTTCTGCACACCGAGGACGAAGAAGTCAGTCTCTTCCCACGGCTGAAACCCCTGCTGGAACCAGGCGAACGTTCCTATCTCGCCGAACTCGAACACGACCACGCCGAAGCCCAGCAGATCTACGCGCAACTCAAAGACGTCTACTCCCACCCTGACAACTCAGCCCAGGTGAAGGAAGTGGTGGCGCGGTTCGTGAAGCTCTACCGTGCGCACATCAAGTCGGAAGACGCGACATTGCAAGGCTACGCCGCACAACATCTACAGCAGGATGCGCTTTTGGCGATCTCGGCCGAAATGAAAGCCCGCCGCAATCCAGCTACCGCGTAA
- a CDS encoding ASKHA domain-containing protein, translated as MRLELQLQPGEHLADLLFSAGVEFPCGGESNCGGCRVRVIEGDVPPTDQMRQVISEEDLAAGWRLACTAESSGPVTVEIEQWTARILTDDQSVALEPRNGFGAVVDLGTTTLVVQLVDLATGEVLGVETALNPQARYGADVMSRIQYDLQHPGVLTALIRRELGAMIWRLAQYDALEEILLVGNTAMHHLFCGLSVEPLASVPFESPTLGAVSFNPVELEWPGPAVFLPNLGGFVGSDLLAGIVATGLDESSRVTALFDIGTNGEIVVGSHRKIVCASTAAGPAFEGGRISNGMRAGTGAIDSVHPTDNGFECRVIGGTQARGICGSGLVDAVAASRQLGYVQPNGRVTLQGKVVQLAVEVTLTQGDLRELQLAKGAMAAGLKMLSALKPEKLYLAGAFGNYIRQASATAIGLLPENCPVEPVGNSALRGARLLLLSPSARQQRLNRLLERTTHVELAADPAFQDLFAESMILEPYSLV; from the coding sequence GTGAGACTCGAACTCCAGCTCCAGCCGGGCGAGCACCTCGCCGACCTCCTCTTTTCCGCTGGCGTCGAGTTTCCCTGCGGCGGAGAGTCCAACTGCGGCGGCTGCCGCGTCCGCGTCATCGAGGGCGACGTCCCCCCAACTGACCAGATGCGCCAGGTGATCTCCGAGGAAGACCTCGCGGCCGGCTGGCGGCTCGCCTGCACCGCCGAATCCAGCGGGCCCGTCACCGTAGAGATCGAACAGTGGACGGCCCGCATCCTCACCGACGACCAGTCTGTTGCCCTGGAGCCGCGCAACGGCTTCGGCGCGGTGGTCGACCTCGGTACCACCACGCTGGTCGTCCAGTTGGTCGACCTCGCCACCGGAGAGGTCCTGGGTGTCGAAACCGCTCTGAACCCCCAGGCTCGCTACGGCGCCGACGTGATGAGCCGCATCCAGTACGACCTGCAGCATCCCGGCGTGCTGACGGCCCTCATCCGCCGTGAACTCGGGGCCATGATCTGGCGTCTGGCCCAGTACGATGCGCTGGAGGAGATCCTCCTGGTCGGCAATACGGCCATGCATCACCTGTTCTGCGGCCTCAGCGTCGAGCCGCTCGCCAGCGTGCCGTTTGAGTCACCCACCCTCGGCGCGGTCTCGTTCAACCCCGTCGAACTGGAGTGGCCCGGTCCCGCCGTCTTCCTCCCGAATCTGGGCGGATTTGTAGGCAGCGACCTGCTCGCCGGCATCGTCGCCACCGGCCTGGACGAGTCCAGCCGTGTCACCGCGCTCTTCGACATCGGCACCAACGGCGAAATCGTCGTAGGTAGCCATCGAAAGATTGTTTGTGCCAGCACGGCAGCCGGTCCCGCCTTCGAAGGCGGACGCATCTCGAACGGCATGCGAGCCGGTACCGGAGCCATCGATAGCGTCCATCCCACCGACAACGGTTTCGAGTGCCGCGTCATCGGCGGAACGCAGGCGCGCGGCATCTGCGGCAGCGGTCTCGTCGACGCCGTAGCTGCTTCAAGACAATTGGGTTACGTCCAGCCGAACGGTCGCGTGACGCTGCAGGGCAAGGTCGTCCAATTGGCCGTCGAGGTGACCCTCACACAGGGCGATTTGCGGGAACTTCAGCTCGCCAAAGGCGCAATGGCGGCCGGTCTGAAGATGCTTTCGGCCCTGAAGCCGGAGAAACTCTACCTCGCGGGCGCGTTCGGAAACTATATTCGCCAGGCCAGCGCAACGGCCATCGGACTGCTGCCGGAAAACTGCCCGGTCGAACCCGTCGGCAATTCCGCCCTGCGCGGCGCGCGCCTGCTGCTGCTGTCGCCAAGTGCGCGGCAACAAAGGCTCAATCGTCTGCTGGAGCGGACAACCCACGTCGAATTGGCGGCCGATCCGGCCTTTCAGGATCTCTTTGCCGAGTCGATGATTCTCGAACCGTACTCCCTAGTGTGA
- a CDS encoding uroporphyrinogen decarboxylase family protein gives MNGKERILARLQNGTPDSLPLMPITMMYAGDIAGIPYGVYARNHEALVEAQLAVADRFDFDYVSAISDPAREASDLGAAIEWFDDQPPAINESKALIHDKAVLSGLALPDPAAGRMYDRVCAVRLLAQKTGNTRIVEGWVEGPCAMASDLRGLNTLMLDFGDDPDFVEALFDYAVRMELNFARAQVDAGATLIGVGDAAASLLGPRLYHNFVLPFEKRLLAGIRAMGVPVRLHICGNTRRILKDMGETGAAIVDLDYPAPIDEARAAMGDEQVLLGNMDPVRALRDGTPESVTAHLAECHAQAGRNYIVGAGCEVPRGTPIANVEAMTRFARTRQ, from the coding sequence ATGAACGGCAAAGAGCGCATTCTCGCCCGGCTCCAGAACGGCACGCCCGACTCGCTGCCGCTCATGCCCATCACCATGATGTACGCCGGTGACATCGCCGGCATCCCGTACGGCGTCTACGCCAGGAACCACGAGGCGCTCGTCGAGGCCCAACTCGCCGTGGCCGATCGTTTCGACTTCGACTACGTCTCCGCCATCTCCGATCCGGCCCGCGAAGCCAGTGACCTGGGCGCCGCCATCGAGTGGTTCGACGACCAGCCGCCCGCCATCAACGAGAGCAAGGCGCTCATCCACGACAAGGCCGTGCTGTCCGGACTCGCGTTGCCCGATCCGGCAGCCGGCCGCATGTACGACCGCGTCTGCGCCGTCCGACTGCTCGCTCAGAAAACCGGCAACACCCGCATCGTCGAGGGGTGGGTGGAAGGCCCCTGCGCCATGGCCTCCGACCTGCGCGGCCTCAATACCCTCATGCTCGACTTCGGCGACGATCCGGACTTCGTCGAGGCCCTCTTCGACTACGCCGTCCGCATGGAGCTCAACTTCGCCCGGGCCCAGGTCGATGCCGGTGCCACGCTCATAGGAGTCGGCGACGCCGCCGCCTCGCTGCTCGGCCCGCGCCTCTATCACAACTTCGTCCTGCCCTTCGAGAAGCGGCTGCTCGCCGGCATCCGCGCCATGGGCGTCCCGGTGCGCCTCCACATCTGCGGCAACACCCGCCGCATCCTGAAAGACATGGGCGAAACCGGAGCCGCCATCGTCGACCTCGACTATCCGGCCCCCATCGATGAGGCCCGCGCCGCCATGGGGGACGAGCAGGTCCTGCTCGGCAACATGGACCCCGTGCGCGCCCTCCGCGACGGCACGCCCGAATCCGTCACCGCCCACCTGGCAGAGTGCCACGCTCAGGCCGGCCGCAACTACATCGTCGGCGCCGGCTGCGAAGTCCCGCGCGGCACGCCCATCGCGAACGTCGAAGCGATGACCCGCTTCGCCCGCACACGGCAGTGA
- a CDS encoding DUF1638 domain-containing protein codes for MRLKLISCEVLFREMCAELARSPHQVDVEFMPKGLHDLGGKAMAQDLQKRIDTVPAGQYDAILLGYGLCGNGLHGLEARDTMLVLPRAHDCIALLMGSREQYQRYFDEHPGTYYRSTGWLERGKGLQQLTHNTVGMDVSETDLIAKYGDDNGRYLYEQLTRYRSTYQRLTFIETGLEADARFEEEARWEAAERGWTFEKLAGNLILVRRLIQGDWKGSDFLLTQPGQRIAASYDPTIVRAEDIRQSASA; via the coding sequence ATGCGCCTCAAACTGATCAGTTGCGAAGTGCTCTTCCGCGAGATGTGCGCGGAACTGGCCCGCTCGCCCCACCAGGTCGACGTCGAGTTTATGCCCAAGGGCCTCCATGACCTCGGCGGCAAGGCCATGGCCCAGGATCTGCAGAAGCGCATCGACACCGTGCCCGCCGGCCAGTACGACGCCATCCTGCTCGGCTACGGCCTGTGCGGCAACGGCCTGCACGGCCTCGAAGCCCGCGACACCATGCTCGTGCTGCCCCGCGCCCACGACTGCATTGCCCTCCTCATGGGCAGCCGCGAGCAGTACCAGCGCTACTTCGACGAGCACCCCGGCACCTACTACCGCTCCACCGGCTGGCTCGAACGCGGCAAAGGCCTCCAGCAGCTCACCCACAACACCGTCGGCATGGATGTCTCGGAAACCGACCTCATCGCCAAGTACGGCGACGACAACGGCCGCTACCTCTACGAGCAGCTCACCCGCTACCGCTCCACTTACCAGCGCCTCACCTTCATCGAGACCGGCCTCGAAGCCGATGCCCGCTTTGAAGAAGAAGCACGCTGGGAAGCCGCCGAGCGCGGCTGGACCTTCGAGAAACTTGCCGGCAACCTCATCCTGGTCCGCCGCCTCATCCAGGGCGACTGGAAGGGCTCCGACTTCCTCCTCACCCAACCCGGCCAGCGCATCGCCGCCAGCTACGACCCCACCATCGTGCGCGCCGAGGACATCCGCCAGTCCGCCTCCGCTTAA
- a CDS encoding homocysteine S-methyltransferase family protein yields MSRLAAWLANGPLITDGAWGTQLQTLGLPLGVVPDTWNLEHPEHVESVARAYVEAGSQVILTNTFRANRITLADSGLADLVEPLNRAGVSISRRAAGSKALVFASMGPTGKMLLTDDLDPAQVTSAFAEQARVLAANGADALLLETFSDLEEAKLALTGARQAGLPVVVSFAFDSGRNLDRTMMGSTPETVAAELEAAGADVVGANCGAGIERFAPVCKRLKAACSLPIWIKANAGLPEVKAGAVIYTTSAAFFAGHYPVLIEAGASFLGGCCGTNPDFIRALVATRSAACASN; encoded by the coding sequence ATGAGCCGCCTCGCCGCCTGGCTCGCCAACGGCCCGCTGATCACCGACGGCGCCTGGGGCACCCAGCTCCAGACCCTCGGACTCCCCCTGGGCGTCGTGCCCGACACCTGGAATCTCGAGCATCCCGAACACGTCGAATCCGTCGCCCGCGCTTACGTCGAAGCCGGCAGCCAGGTGATCCTCACCAATACCTTCCGCGCCAACCGCATCACCCTGGCCGACTCCGGACTGGCCGATCTCGTCGAGCCGCTCAACCGCGCCGGCGTCTCCATCTCCCGCCGCGCCGCCGGCAGCAAGGCCCTCGTCTTCGCCTCCATGGGCCCCACAGGCAAGATGCTGCTCACCGATGACCTCGACCCCGCCCAGGTCACCAGCGCCTTCGCCGAACAGGCCCGAGTCCTGGCCGCCAACGGCGCCGACGCCCTGTTGCTCGAAACCTTCAGCGATCTCGAGGAAGCCAAGCTCGCCCTCACCGGAGCTCGTCAGGCCGGCCTCCCCGTCGTTGTCTCCTTTGCCTTCGATTCCGGCAGGAACCTCGACCGCACCATGATGGGCTCCACACCGGAGACCGTCGCCGCCGAACTCGAAGCCGCCGGAGCCGATGTCGTCGGCGCCAACTGCGGCGCCGGCATCGAACGCTTCGCCCCCGTCTGCAAACGCCTCAAGGCCGCCTGCTCGCTGCCCATCTGGATCAAGGCCAACGCCGGCCTGCCCGAGGTGAAAGCCGGGGCCGTCATCTACACCACCTCCGCCGCTTTCTTCGCCGGCCACTACCCTGTACTCATCGAAGCCGGAGCCTCCTTCCTCGGCGGCTGTTGCGGCACGAATCCCGACTTCATTCGCGCCCTCGTCGCGACAAGGAGCGCCGCATGCGCCTCAAACTGA
- a CDS encoding cobalamin B12-binding domain-containing protein produces the protein MADLQKLYDAVLNGDQKAAIAVTEQALAEGVTPLDLITNYMVPAMDEVGRRFECEDYFVPELLLSARAMKGSLNLIRPLLTASGIEPAGRVAIGTVKGDLHDIGKNLVASMLEGGGFEVIDLGADVAPEKFIDAIQNKGVRVVALSALLTVTMPSMRKTIDALKAAGVRDQVKVMVGGAPVTQQFAEEIGADGYSDNANAAVALARRLVAEGAPA, from the coding sequence ATGGCTGATCTTCAGAAGCTCTATGACGCGGTGCTCAACGGCGATCAGAAAGCCGCCATCGCGGTGACGGAACAGGCCCTCGCTGAAGGCGTCACTCCTCTCGACCTGATCACCAACTACATGGTCCCGGCCATGGACGAAGTCGGCCGCCGCTTCGAATGCGAAGACTACTTCGTGCCGGAGCTCCTCCTGTCGGCGCGCGCCATGAAGGGTTCGCTGAATCTCATTCGCCCTTTGCTCACCGCCAGCGGCATCGAGCCCGCCGGACGCGTCGCCATCGGCACCGTCAAAGGCGACCTCCACGACATCGGCAAGAACCTTGTCGCCTCCATGCTGGAAGGCGGCGGCTTTGAGGTCATCGACCTCGGCGCCGACGTCGCGCCCGAGAAGTTCATCGACGCCATCCAGAATAAAGGAGTCCGCGTCGTCGCCCTCTCCGCCTTGCTCACGGTCACCATGCCCTCCATGCGCAAAACCATCGACGCCCTCAAGGCAGCCGGCGTCCGCGATCAGGTCAAGGTCATGGTCGGCGGAGCCCCCGTCACCCAGCAGTTCGCAGAAGAGATCGGCGCCGATGGCTATAGCGACAACGCCAATGCGGCCGTGGCCCTCGCCCGCAGGCTGGTCGCGGAAGGCGCACCCGCATGA